One window from the genome of Mycolicibacterium gadium encodes:
- a CDS encoding sugar phosphate isomerase/epimerase family protein, giving the protein MRPAIKVGLSTASVYPLRTEAAFEYAATLGYDGVELMVWAETVSQDIDAIAELSERYEMPVLSVHAPCLLISQRVWGANPIPKLERSVRAAEQLGAQTVVVHPPFRWQRRYAEGFSTQVAELEASSEVMVAVENMFPFRADRFFGAGQTSIERMRKRGGKPGPGISAFAPSYDPLDGNHAHYTLDLSHTATAGTDALEMAHRMGEGLVHLHLCDGSGASTDEHLVPGRGTQPTVEVCEMLAASDFSGHVILEVTTSGARSASEREALLAESLQFARANLLR; this is encoded by the coding sequence GTGCGCCCCGCAATCAAGGTCGGTCTGTCGACGGCCTCGGTCTATCCACTGAGGACCGAGGCTGCTTTCGAGTACGCGGCAACCCTGGGCTACGACGGTGTCGAGCTGATGGTGTGGGCCGAAACCGTTTCCCAGGACATCGATGCGATCGCCGAGCTGTCCGAGCGCTACGAGATGCCGGTGCTGTCGGTACACGCACCCTGTCTGCTGATCTCGCAGCGCGTGTGGGGCGCCAATCCGATCCCGAAACTGGAGCGCAGCGTGCGGGCCGCCGAGCAGCTCGGCGCCCAGACCGTCGTCGTGCATCCGCCGTTCCGGTGGCAGCGCCGGTACGCCGAGGGGTTCAGCACGCAGGTCGCCGAATTGGAGGCGTCCAGCGAGGTGATGGTGGCGGTGGAGAACATGTTCCCGTTCCGTGCCGACCGGTTTTTCGGTGCGGGCCAGACGTCGATCGAGCGGATGCGCAAACGCGGGGGTAAGCCCGGACCGGGCATCTCGGCGTTCGCGCCGTCCTACGACCCGCTGGACGGTAACCACGCGCACTACACGCTGGACCTGTCGCACACCGCGACCGCGGGCACCGACGCCCTCGAGATGGCACACCGGATGGGTGAGGGCCTGGTGCACCTGCATCTGTGCGACGGCAGCGGCGCGTCGACCGACGAGCATCTGGTCCCCGGCCGCGGCACCCAACCGACCGTCGAGGTCTGCGAGATGCTGGCGGCAAGCGACTTCTCCGGGCATGTGATCCTTGAGGTGACGACGTCGGGGGCGCGGTCGGCGAGTGAGCGTGAGGCGCTGCTCGCCGAGTCCCTGCAATTCGCTCGCGCCAATCTGCTGCGCTGA
- a CDS encoding thioesterase family protein: MPSSTLFTDAMALTSAGDGVYDGELNEHWTIGEKVHGGAMLALCANAARTEHAGDVQPIAISGNFLWAPDPGPMRLTTTVRKRGRRVSLIDVELHQGDRTAVRASVTLGEPEHHVPPLLSVNPVIPLMQPEPPPGLEPIGPGHRMADIVHLAHGCDIRPSLTTMEPRADGGPPVIEYWVRPKGVAPDVLFALLCGDVSAPVTFGVNRFGWAPTVQLTAYLRALPADGWLRVLCTTVQIGQDWFDEDHIVVDCAGHIVVQSRQLALVPPEA; the protein is encoded by the coding sequence ATGCCGAGCTCGACCCTGTTCACCGATGCCATGGCGCTGACGAGTGCCGGCGACGGCGTGTATGACGGTGAGCTGAACGAACATTGGACGATCGGCGAAAAGGTGCACGGCGGGGCGATGCTGGCGCTGTGCGCCAACGCTGCGCGCACCGAGCACGCCGGAGATGTCCAGCCGATCGCCATTTCGGGCAACTTTCTGTGGGCACCCGATCCCGGCCCGATGCGGTTGACGACGACGGTGCGCAAGCGGGGCCGCCGCGTCAGCCTCATCGACGTCGAACTCCACCAAGGGGACCGGACAGCGGTGCGGGCGTCGGTGACGCTGGGTGAACCCGAGCATCACGTGCCTCCGCTGCTTTCGGTCAATCCAGTCATCCCGCTGATGCAGCCGGAACCGCCGCCGGGGCTGGAACCGATTGGGCCCGGCCACCGGATGGCCGACATCGTCCACCTGGCACACGGCTGCGATATCCGTCCGTCGCTGACGACGATGGAGCCGCGCGCCGACGGCGGCCCGCCGGTGATCGAGTACTGGGTCCGCCCCAAGGGGGTGGCACCCGACGTGCTGTTCGCGCTGCTGTGCGGCGATGTGTCGGCTCCGGTGACGTTCGGGGTCAACAGGTTCGGTTGGGCGCCCACCGTGCAACTGACCGCCTATCTGCGGGCCCTGCCTGCCGACGGCTGGCTGCGGGTGCTGTGTACGACGGTGCAGATCGGCCAGGACTGGTTCGACGAGGACCACATCGTCGTCGACTGTGCGGGGCACATCGTCGTGCAGAGCCGCCAGTTGGCGTTGGTGCCCCCCGAGGCGTGA
- the proC gene encoding pyrroline-5-carboxylate reductase: MARIAIIGGGSMGEALLSGMLRAGRQVKDLVVAEKDPSRAKFLSETYSVLVTTVGDAVDTATYVIVAVKPFDVEGLVAEIADAAARAETDTAEKVFVTVAAGVTAAFYENKLPAGSPVIRVMPNAPVVVGGGVSALAPGRFATAEHLKEVSLIFDAVGGVLTVPESQLDAVTAVSGSGPAYFFLMVEALVDAGVAAGLSRSVATDLVVQTMAGSAAMLLERLDEAQPSGEVALGTAIDTTAAQLRATVTSPGGTTAAGLRELERGGLRAAVASAVEAAKTRSEQLGITSQ; this comes from the coding sequence ATGGCCAGAATCGCGATCATCGGTGGCGGAAGTATGGGCGAGGCGCTGCTGTCGGGCATGCTGCGCGCCGGTCGGCAGGTCAAGGACCTGGTGGTCGCCGAGAAGGATCCCAGCCGCGCCAAGTTCCTGTCTGAGACGTACTCGGTGCTGGTCACGACGGTGGGCGATGCGGTCGACACCGCGACGTACGTCATCGTCGCGGTGAAGCCGTTCGACGTCGAGGGGCTGGTGGCCGAGATCGCCGATGCCGCGGCCAGGGCCGAAACCGACACTGCCGAAAAGGTTTTCGTGACTGTCGCGGCCGGCGTTACGGCCGCGTTCTATGAGAACAAGCTGCCCGCGGGGTCGCCCGTCATCCGGGTGATGCCCAACGCCCCGGTCGTCGTCGGGGGCGGGGTGAGCGCCCTGGCGCCGGGCCGCTTCGCCACTGCGGAGCACCTCAAGGAGGTGTCGTTGATCTTCGACGCGGTGGGGGGTGTGCTCACCGTGCCGGAATCACAGCTCGACGCCGTCACCGCCGTGTCCGGGTCGGGGCCGGCCTACTTCTTCCTGATGGTCGAGGCCTTGGTGGACGCGGGCGTGGCCGCGGGTTTGTCGCGGTCGGTGGCGACCGATCTGGTCGTGCAAACGATGGCGGGCTCGGCCGCGATGTTGCTGGAGCGGCTCGACGAGGCGCAGCCGTCGGGGGAAGTCGCGCTGGGGACGGCGATTGACACCACGGCGGCTCAGCTACGTGCGACAGTTACCTCGCCCGGGGGTACCACCGCAGCTGGTCTGCGAGAACTCGAACGAGGCGGTTTGCGGGCCGCCGTCGCATCCGCGGTCGAAGCCGCGAAAACCCGGTCTGAGCAGCTAGGAATTACATCCCAGTAA
- a CDS encoding helix-turn-helix domain-containing protein, translating into MTSMNGPSGRDSASGKRDSSASDGQPPRAQFLTVAEVASLMRVSKMTVYRLVHNGELPAVRVGRSFRVHAKAVHDMLESSYFDAG; encoded by the coding sequence ATGACGTCTATGAACGGGCCATCGGGTCGTGATTCGGCGAGCGGCAAGCGGGACAGCAGCGCTTCCGACGGCCAGCCGCCTCGTGCTCAATTTCTCACCGTCGCGGAAGTGGCCAGCCTGATGCGGGTCAGCAAGATGACGGTATATCGCTTGGTACACAACGGAGAGTTGCCCGCAGTGCGTGTCGGCCGCTCTTTCCGGGTGCACGCCAAGGCAGTGCACGACATGCTCGAAAGCTCGTACTTCGACGCGGGTTGA
- a CDS encoding 30S ribosomal protein bS22: MGSVIKKRRKRMSKKKHRKLLRRTRVQRRKLGK; this comes from the coding sequence ATGGGTTCAGTCATCAAGAAGCGGCGCAAGCGTATGTCGAAGAAGAAGCACCGCAAGCTGCTTCGTCGCACCAGGGTCCAGCGCAGAAAACTCGGCAAGTAG
- a CDS encoding SDR family oxidoreductase, which translates to MDSEGRSPDDTVHYPKVVLVTGACRFLGGYLTARLAQNPLINHVIAVDAIAPSKDLLRRMGRAEFVRADIRNPFIAKVIRNGEVDTVVHAAAASYAPRAGGRAVLKELNVMGAIQLFAACQKAPTVRRVIVKSTSEVYGSHPHDPVLFTEASGARRPPGEGFARDSIDIEGYARGLGRRRPDITVTILRLANMIGPAMDTALSRYLAGPVVPTVIGHDARLQLLHEQDALGALERATMAGKSGTFNIGATGIMMMSQAIRRAGRIALPVPRSALSAVDSLSRATRYTEVDREQLDYLSYGRVMDTTRMRNDLGYSPKWTTVEAFDDYVRGRGLTPIIDPKWVRSMESRAVSMAQRWGR; encoded by the coding sequence ATGGATTCTGAGGGTCGTTCTCCAGACGACACCGTCCACTACCCCAAGGTCGTGCTTGTCACGGGCGCGTGCCGATTTCTCGGCGGGTATCTGACGGCACGGTTGGCCCAGAACCCGCTGATCAACCACGTCATCGCCGTCGACGCCATAGCCCCGAGCAAGGATCTGCTGCGCAGAATGGGTCGCGCCGAGTTCGTGCGCGCCGACATCCGTAACCCCTTCATTGCGAAGGTCATCCGCAACGGTGAGGTCGACACCGTCGTGCACGCCGCCGCGGCCTCCTACGCGCCTCGTGCCGGGGGACGGGCCGTGCTCAAAGAGCTCAACGTGATGGGCGCGATCCAGCTGTTCGCCGCCTGCCAGAAGGCACCGACGGTGCGCAGGGTGATCGTGAAGTCGACGTCGGAGGTCTACGGCTCACACCCGCACGATCCCGTGCTGTTCACCGAGGCCAGCGGTGCGAGGCGGCCACCGGGCGAGGGCTTCGCCCGCGACAGCATCGACATCGAGGGCTACGCCCGCGGTCTGGGCCGGCGCAGGCCCGACATCACGGTCACGATCCTGCGGCTGGCCAACATGATCGGTCCCGCGATGGACACCGCGTTGTCGCGGTATCTCGCCGGTCCGGTGGTGCCGACGGTCATCGGCCACGACGCCCGACTGCAGCTGCTGCACGAGCAGGACGCCCTCGGCGCTTTGGAGCGCGCGACGATGGCGGGCAAGTCGGGCACCTTCAACATCGGTGCCACCGGGATCATGATGATGAGCCAGGCCATCCGGCGTGCCGGGCGCATCGCCCTGCCGGTCCCTCGTTCCGCGCTCTCCGCTGTGGATTCGCTGTCGCGCGCAACTCGCTACACTGAGGTCGATCGAGAGCAGCTCGACTACTTGAGCTACGGCCGCGTTATGGATACGACACGTATGCGTAACGACCTCGGCTACAGCCCGAAGTGGACAACCGTGGAAGCGTTTGACGATTACGTGAGAGGTCGCGGGTTGACTCCGATCATCGACCCGAAATGGGTACGCTCAATGGAGAGTCGCGCCGTGTCCATGGCGCAGCGGTGGGGAAGATAA
- a CDS encoding lysophospholipid acyltransferase family protein, whose product MAGESKAKVIPLHSNSGRSTAQRRAAAARADSSRRHPSVFSDSGAHASAEQIAAVVREIDQARGAAAGTSGTDATPSELAKRIGAGAEFIRQRMMGDYTVDEFGFDPHLNNAIFLPLLRGLFKSWFRVEVSGIENLPVTGAALIVANHAGVLPFDGLMTSVAVHDNHPTNRDLRLLAADMVFDMPFVGQAARKAGHTMACTSDAHRLLAAGELTAVFPEGYKGLGKHFKDRYKLQRFGRGGFVAAALRTKAPIVPCSIVGSEEIYPMIADVKLLARLLGLPYFPVTPLFPLAGPVGLVPLPSKWHIQFGEPIYTSDYDETSADDPMVTFELTDHVRETIQQTLYQLLANRRNAFLG is encoded by the coding sequence GTGGCGGGCGAGTCGAAGGCCAAAGTCATTCCGCTGCATTCCAATTCGGGTCGTTCGACGGCCCAGCGGCGGGCTGCCGCAGCGCGCGCAGACAGTTCGCGTCGACATCCGTCCGTGTTCTCCGACAGCGGTGCGCACGCCTCCGCTGAGCAGATCGCCGCGGTCGTTCGCGAGATCGATCAGGCCCGCGGCGCCGCGGCGGGTACTTCCGGCACCGACGCGACTCCCTCCGAACTCGCCAAACGAATAGGTGCCGGAGCTGAATTCATCCGCCAGCGGATGATGGGCGACTACACCGTCGACGAGTTCGGCTTCGACCCCCACCTCAACAACGCAATCTTCTTGCCTTTGCTGCGAGGCCTTTTCAAGTCGTGGTTCCGGGTCGAGGTCAGCGGTATCGAGAACCTCCCGGTCACCGGCGCCGCGTTGATTGTCGCCAACCACGCCGGGGTGTTGCCCTTCGACGGGCTGATGACGTCGGTGGCGGTACACGACAACCATCCGACGAATCGCGATCTGCGTCTGCTGGCCGCCGACATGGTATTCGACATGCCCTTCGTCGGGCAGGCAGCGCGCAAGGCCGGGCACACCATGGCCTGCACTTCCGATGCGCACCGGCTATTGGCAGCCGGGGAACTCACCGCGGTCTTCCCCGAGGGCTACAAGGGTCTGGGCAAGCACTTCAAGGACCGCTACAAGCTGCAGCGGTTCGGTCGCGGCGGGTTCGTCGCGGCGGCCCTGCGGACCAAGGCGCCGATCGTGCCGTGCTCGATCGTCGGATCCGAAGAGATCTATCCGATGATCGCCGACGTCAAGCTGCTGGCCCGCCTGCTCGGGCTGCCGTACTTCCCCGTCACACCGCTGTTCCCGCTGGCCGGACCTGTCGGGCTGGTGCCGCTTCCGTCGAAGTGGCACATCCAGTTCGGCGAGCCGATCTACACGTCCGACTACGACGAAACGTCCGCCGACGATCCGATGGTGACCTTCGAGCTGACGGACCACGTCCGCGAGACCATCCAGCAGACGCTCTACCAGCTGTTGGCCAACCGGCGGAACGCCTTCCTCGGATAG
- a CDS encoding FAS1-like dehydratase domain-containing protein, with product MAIAEDIIGTHYRYPDYFEVNREKIREFARAVKDEHPAHYSEEAAKEYGHDALVASLTFLAVAGRRVQLEIFNQFDVPINMERVLHRDQKLVFHRPILAGDKLYFDSYLDSVMESHGAILTEIRGEVTDAEGKPVITSIVTVMGEAESDTEVDDVSARIAAARDDAIAKMIAKQSSKES from the coding sequence ATGGCTATCGCTGAAGACATCATCGGGACCCACTACCGCTACCCCGACTATTTCGAGGTCAACCGGGAGAAGATCCGTGAGTTCGCGCGTGCGGTCAAAGACGAGCACCCGGCGCACTACTCCGAGGAAGCCGCCAAGGAGTACGGCCACGATGCCCTCGTCGCGTCACTGACATTCCTCGCGGTGGCGGGCCGCCGGGTACAGCTGGAGATCTTCAACCAGTTCGATGTGCCGATCAACATGGAGCGGGTCCTGCACCGAGATCAGAAGTTGGTCTTCCACCGGCCGATCCTGGCCGGCGACAAGTTGTATTTCGATTCCTATCTGGACTCGGTCATGGAGTCGCACGGCGCGATTCTCACCGAGATCCGCGGTGAGGTGACCGACGCCGAGGGCAAGCCGGTGATCACCAGCATCGTCACGGTGATGGGTGAAGCCGAATCCGACACCGAGGTCGACGATGTGAGCGCCCGGATCGCTGCGGCGCGCGACGATGCCATCGCGAAAATGATTGCCAAGCAAAGCTCTAAGGAGAGCTAG
- a CDS encoding HAD family hydrolase has product MSDSDVIEPSAGTDADDQKLAGEASAGAAVFDLDEPGAAGAPPPDLTAAAFFDVDNTLVHGSSLVHFARGLAARKYFTYGDLGRFAYAQAKFQLLGRENSDDVAAGKRKALAFIEGRSTEELMALGEDIYDQIIADKIWPGTRALTQMHLDAGQQVWLVTATPYELAATIAKRLGLTGALGTVAESIDGVFTGRLVGDILHGAGKAHAVRALAIREGLNLRRCTAYSDSFNDVPMLSLVGTAVAINPDADLRDVARERGWEIRDFRTARKAARIGVPSALALGAAGGALAAIVSRRQDGR; this is encoded by the coding sequence GTGTCCGACTCCGACGTCATCGAGCCCTCCGCGGGGACAGACGCCGATGATCAAAAGCTCGCGGGCGAGGCCAGCGCGGGCGCGGCCGTCTTCGACCTGGATGAACCCGGCGCAGCAGGCGCCCCACCGCCCGACCTGACCGCGGCGGCGTTCTTCGACGTCGACAACACGCTCGTACACGGGTCGTCGCTGGTGCATTTCGCGCGTGGGTTGGCCGCCCGCAAGTACTTCACCTACGGGGATCTCGGCCGATTCGCCTACGCGCAGGCCAAGTTTCAACTGCTCGGCCGGGAGAACAGCGACGACGTGGCCGCCGGTAAGCGAAAGGCGCTCGCGTTCATCGAAGGCCGGTCGACCGAGGAACTGATGGCCCTCGGCGAGGACATCTACGACCAGATCATCGCCGACAAGATCTGGCCGGGCACTCGCGCCTTGACACAGATGCACCTCGACGCCGGCCAACAGGTGTGGTTGGTCACCGCGACGCCCTACGAGCTGGCGGCCACCATCGCCAAGCGGCTCGGGCTGACCGGTGCGCTGGGCACCGTCGCCGAATCGATCGACGGTGTGTTCACCGGCCGGCTCGTCGGCGACATTCTGCACGGTGCAGGGAAAGCGCATGCGGTGCGGGCGCTGGCCATCCGGGAGGGCCTGAACCTACGGCGCTGCACCGCGTATTCGGACAGCTTCAACGACGTCCCGATGCTGTCGCTGGTCGGCACCGCGGTGGCGATCAATCCGGACGCCGACTTGCGTGATGTCGCGAGGGAGCGCGGATGGGAGATCCGCGACTTCCGCACCGCGCGTAAGGCCGCGCGCATCGGGGTGCCGTCGGCGCTGGCGTTGGGCGCCGCAGGCGGCGCATTGGCGGCGATAGTGTCGCGGCGCCAGGACGGCCGCTGA
- a CDS encoding glutaredoxin family protein has product MGRRVELLTRAGCTICTGAAARLAELADELGFTLTITDVDTVAAEGDPALRAEFGDRLPVVLLDGAEHSYWEVDEPRLRTDLRNPPPK; this is encoded by the coding sequence ATGGGAAGACGGGTCGAACTGCTCACACGTGCCGGCTGCACGATCTGCACCGGCGCCGCGGCCCGTCTCGCTGAACTTGCCGACGAGCTGGGCTTCACGTTGACGATCACCGACGTCGACACCGTTGCGGCCGAGGGGGACCCGGCGCTGCGGGCCGAGTTCGGCGATCGGCTGCCGGTGGTGCTGCTCGACGGCGCCGAACACAGCTACTGGGAAGTCGATGAGCCCCGGTTGCGGACGGATCTCCGGAACCCGCCGCCGAAATAA
- a CDS encoding glutamyl-tRNA reductase: MSVLLFGVSHRSAPVSVLERLSTDEAEQAKIVEKVLQSSLVTEAMVLSTCNRVEVYAVVEAFHGGLSVIGQVLSEHSGMGLNDLTKYAYVRYAEAAVEHLFAVASGLDSAVVGEQQVLGQVRRAYATAEANHTVGRTLHELSQRALSVGKRVHAETGIDAAGASVVSVALDMADAKLGSLAGRSAVVIGAGSMGSLSAKYLVKAGVERIHVVNRSLPRAKRLAEKIRELGVTADAFPFDHLTPTLTDADVVVSCTGAVRPVVSLADVHRGLAHGQTPKQLVICDLGMPRNVDPAVAGLPDVYVVDMDRIQREPSARAAASDTEAARTIVAAEVANYLSGQRMAEVTPTVTALRQRAADVVEAELLRLDNRLPGLEAAHRDEVAKTVRRVVDKLLHAPTVRVKQLASAPGGDSYAEALRELFELDQQAVDAVAAGELPLMATDLDKTAE; this comes from the coding sequence GTGAGCGTGCTGCTTTTCGGGGTTTCGCACCGCAGCGCGCCGGTGTCTGTCCTCGAGCGGTTGAGCACCGATGAGGCCGAACAGGCCAAAATCGTCGAGAAGGTCCTGCAGTCGTCGCTGGTGACTGAGGCCATGGTGCTGTCCACCTGCAACCGGGTCGAGGTCTACGCCGTCGTCGAGGCCTTCCACGGCGGCCTGTCAGTGATCGGGCAGGTGCTCTCGGAGCACTCCGGTATGGGCCTCAACGACCTCACGAAATACGCCTACGTGCGCTATGCCGAGGCGGCCGTCGAGCATCTGTTCGCGGTGGCCAGCGGCCTGGATTCCGCGGTGGTCGGCGAGCAGCAGGTGCTCGGGCAGGTGCGCCGGGCGTACGCCACCGCCGAGGCGAACCACACCGTGGGCCGCACGCTGCACGAACTGTCCCAGCGCGCCCTGTCGGTCGGCAAGCGAGTGCACGCCGAAACCGGCATCGACGCCGCAGGCGCATCCGTGGTGTCGGTGGCGCTCGACATGGCCGACGCCAAGCTCGGCTCGCTGGCGGGCCGCAGCGCCGTCGTCATCGGCGCGGGCTCGATGGGTTCGCTGTCGGCCAAATACCTGGTGAAGGCGGGTGTCGAGCGCATTCACGTGGTGAACCGCTCGCTGCCGCGCGCGAAGCGGCTGGCCGAGAAGATCCGTGAGCTCGGTGTGACGGCCGACGCGTTTCCGTTCGACCACCTCACGCCGACGCTGACCGACGCCGACGTCGTCGTGAGCTGTACGGGCGCTGTCCGTCCGGTGGTGTCGCTGGCCGACGTCCACCGCGGTCTCGCACACGGTCAGACGCCCAAACAGCTGGTGATCTGCGACCTCGGCATGCCCCGCAACGTCGACCCGGCCGTCGCCGGCCTTCCCGACGTCTACGTCGTCGACATGGACAGGATCCAGCGCGAACCGTCGGCGCGCGCCGCGGCGTCGGACACCGAGGCGGCCCGGACCATCGTCGCCGCCGAGGTGGCGAACTACCTGTCCGGCCAGCGGATGGCCGAGGTCACACCCACGGTCACCGCCCTGCGCCAGCGCGCCGCCGACGTGGTCGAGGCTGAGCTGTTGCGGCTGGACAACCGGCTGCCGGGGCTCGAAGCGGCCCACCGCGACGAGGTCGCCAAGACGGTGCGACGGGTCGTCGACAAGCTCCTGCACGCCCCGACAGTCCGGGTCAAGCAGCTGGCCAGCGCCCCGGGCGGCGACAGCTACGCCGAAGCGCTGCGGGAGCTCTTCGAGCTCGACCAGCAGGCCGTCGACGCTGTCGCGGCGGGCGAATTGCCTTTGATGGCAACCGATCTCGATAAGACCGCCGAGTAG
- the hemC gene encoding hydroxymethylbilane synthase, which translates to MTVIRIGTRGSLLATTQAGLIKDALEGRGHAAELVIVSTEGDRSDAPVAEIGIGVFTAALREAIHDGRVDMAVHSYKDLPTAPDERFKIAAIPPREDARDALVARDGLVLGELPAGSVIGTSSPRRAAQLRALGLGLEIRPLRGNLDTRLNRVSNGDLDGVVVARAGLARIGRLADVTETLEPVQMLPAPAQGALAVECRAGDTELAALLSELDDADTRAAVTAERALLAALEAGCSAPVGAIAEVVESIDEDGRVFEEVSLRGCVATLDGSDVIRASAVGTTDRARELGLSVAEELFELGARELMAERDGSS; encoded by the coding sequence TTGACTGTAATCCGGATAGGCACCCGGGGCAGCCTGTTGGCGACGACCCAGGCCGGTCTCATCAAAGACGCACTCGAGGGCAGAGGTCACGCCGCCGAGTTGGTCATCGTCTCGACCGAGGGCGATCGATCCGACGCCCCGGTGGCCGAGATCGGTATCGGCGTGTTCACCGCGGCGCTGCGGGAAGCGATTCACGACGGCCGGGTGGACATGGCGGTGCACTCCTACAAGGATTTGCCGACCGCGCCCGACGAACGCTTCAAGATCGCTGCGATACCCCCGCGAGAGGACGCTCGCGACGCCCTGGTGGCCCGTGACGGCCTGGTCCTGGGGGAGTTGCCTGCTGGGTCGGTCATCGGCACATCGAGCCCGCGACGGGCCGCGCAGCTTAGAGCATTGGGTCTCGGTTTGGAAATCCGCCCCCTAAGAGGCAACCTTGACACCAGGTTGAACAGGGTAAGCAATGGTGATCTCGACGGCGTCGTCGTCGCCCGAGCGGGTCTGGCCCGCATCGGACGGCTGGCCGATGTCACCGAGACTCTGGAACCGGTGCAGATGTTGCCAGCGCCGGCTCAGGGTGCCCTCGCGGTCGAGTGCCGCGCAGGCGACACCGAGCTCGCCGCGCTGCTGTCGGAGTTGGACGACGCCGACACCCGCGCAGCGGTCACGGCGGAGCGGGCCCTGCTCGCCGCACTGGAGGCGGGTTGTTCCGCGCCGGTGGGTGCGATCGCCGAGGTGGTCGAGTCCATCGACGAGGACGGCCGGGTCTTCGAAGAGGTGTCGTTGCGCGGTTGCGTGGCGACGCTGGACGGATCCGACGTGATCCGTGCGTCCGCGGTAGGGACTACCGATCGGGCACGGGAGCTGGGGCTCTCGGTGGCCGAGGAGTTGTTCGAGCTGGGGGCGCGCGAGCTCATGGCGGAACGCGACGGCAGTAGCTAG